Proteins found in one Limnohabitans sp. TEGF004 genomic segment:
- the aspS gene encoding aspartate--tRNA ligase, whose product MAMRSHYCGLVTEALNGQTVSLCGWVNRRRDHGGVIFIDLRDREGYVQVVCDPDRPEMFNVAENVRNEFCIQVKGLVRARPDGTTNEGLKSGKIEVLCHELIVLNESVTPPFQIDDDNLSETTRLTHRVLDLRRPYMQNNLMLRYKVSMEVRKYLDENGFVDIETPMLTKSTPEGARDYLVPSRVHDGHFFALPQSPQLFKQLLMVAGYDRYYQITKCFRDEDLRADRQPEFTQIDIETSFLSEEEIRDMFQGMIKRVFTNTIGVDLGEFPVMTYQDAMHIYGSDKPDLRVKLQFTEVTDVMGDVDFKVFSGAANMKGGRVVALRVPNGSVEGGGISRGEIDAYTEFVKIYGAKGLAYIRVNELAKGRDGLQSPIVKNIHDAALAAVLERTGVQDGDLIFFGADKAKIVNDAIGALRIKIGHSEFGKKNGLFENRWAPMWVVDFPMFEFDDESQRYTAVHHPFTAPKDGHEDWMVTAPEKCISKGYDMVLNGWEMGGGSVRIHRADVQQKVFDALKITPEEAQLKFGFLLDALQYGAPPHGGLAFGLDRIVTLMTGAESIRDVIAFPKTQRAQCLLTQAPSPVDEKQLRELHIRLRNLDAAKA is encoded by the coding sequence ATGGCAATGCGCTCCCACTACTGCGGTCTCGTGACCGAAGCCCTCAATGGCCAAACCGTGAGCCTGTGCGGCTGGGTCAACCGTCGTCGTGACCACGGTGGCGTGATCTTCATCGACTTGCGTGACCGTGAAGGTTATGTGCAGGTGGTGTGCGATCCAGACCGTCCTGAGATGTTCAACGTGGCCGAGAACGTGCGCAATGAGTTTTGTATCCAAGTCAAAGGCTTGGTGCGCGCCCGTCCTGATGGCACGACCAATGAAGGTTTGAAGAGCGGCAAGATTGAAGTGTTGTGTCACGAGCTCATCGTGTTGAACGAGTCGGTCACGCCTCCATTCCAAATTGATGACGACAACTTGTCTGAGACCACACGCCTCACACACCGTGTGCTCGACCTGCGTCGTCCGTACATGCAAAACAACCTGATGCTTCGCTATAAAGTGTCAATGGAAGTGCGCAAGTACCTCGATGAAAACGGCTTTGTCGACATCGAAACACCTATGTTGACCAAGAGCACGCCCGAAGGCGCGCGCGATTACCTCGTGCCTAGCCGCGTGCACGATGGCCACTTCTTTGCGTTGCCACAGTCGCCACAGTTGTTCAAACAGCTGTTGATGGTGGCGGGTTATGACCGTTACTACCAAATCACCAAGTGCTTCCGCGACGAAGACTTGCGCGCTGACCGTCAACCTGAATTCACCCAGATTGATATTGAAACCTCGTTCTTGAGCGAGGAAGAAATCCGCGACATGTTCCAAGGCATGATCAAGCGCGTGTTCACCAACACCATCGGCGTGGACCTGGGCGAGTTCCCCGTCATGACTTACCAAGACGCCATGCACATCTACGGCTCTGATAAGCCAGACCTGCGCGTGAAATTGCAGTTCACCGAAGTGACCGATGTCATGGGCGATGTGGACTTCAAAGTGTTCTCAGGCGCTGCCAACATGAAGGGCGGCCGCGTGGTGGCCCTGCGCGTGCCCAATGGTTCTGTGGAAGGTGGCGGCATCAGCCGTGGCGAGATCGACGCGTACACCGAGTTCGTCAAGATCTACGGTGCCAAGGGCTTGGCCTACATCCGCGTGAACGAGTTGGCCAAGGGCCGTGACGGCTTGCAGTCACCCATCGTGAAAAACATCCACGACGCAGCTTTGGCCGCAGTGCTCGAGCGCACAGGCGTACAAGACGGCGACTTGATTTTCTTCGGCGCAGACAAAGCCAAGATCGTGAACGACGCCATCGGTGCCTTGCGCATCAAGATTGGCCACAGTGAGTTCGGCAAGAAGAACGGTTTGTTCGAAAACCGTTGGGCCCCAATGTGGGTGGTCGACTTCCCGATGTTTGAGTTTGACGACGAAAGTCAACGCTACACCGCCGTGCATCACCCCTTCACCGCGCCCAAAGACGGCCACGAAGACTGGATGGTCACTGCGCCCGAGAAGTGCATCTCCAAGGGCTACGACATGGTGTTGAACGGTTGGGAAATGGGTGGCGGCTCTGTGCGTATCCACCGCGCCGACGTGCAACAAAAAGTGTTTGACGCTTTGAAGATCACGCCCGAAGAAGCCCAACTCAAGTTCGGCTTCTTGCTCGACGCCTTGCAATACGGCGCGCCTCCACACGGCGGCTTGGCCTTTGGTTTGGACCGCATCGTCACGTTGATGACCGGTGCTGAATCCATCCGCGACGTGATTGCCTTCCCCAAGACCCAACGCGCTCAGTGTTTGCTTACCCAAGCACCGAGCCCTGTGGACGAGAAGCAATTGCGCGAGCTGCACATTCGCTTGCGCAACTTGGATGCAGCCAAGGCCTAA
- a CDS encoding DUF502 domain-containing protein, with translation MPIKKYLLAGLLVWTPLVITVAVLSWLVGSLDSAFLGTLTKLHLVSPDMIYWLDHVPGLGVILLVLVLLLTGALVSNVAGRWWVRQWDRLLNQIPIVKSIYSSVKKVSDTLFSDGGNAFRKALLVQYPHSGTWTIAFQTGTPMGEVASKLDGEFLSVYVPTTPNPTSGYFLLVPKNDVIELDLSVDEALTYVISMGAVSPSVPALKEKRN, from the coding sequence ATGCCGATTAAAAAATACCTGCTCGCAGGCCTCTTGGTCTGGACACCCTTGGTCATCACTGTGGCGGTCTTGAGCTGGCTGGTGGGTTCATTGGACAGCGCGTTTCTAGGCACGCTGACCAAATTGCACTTGGTCTCACCCGACATGATTTATTGGCTCGATCACGTGCCAGGTTTGGGCGTGATCTTGTTGGTCTTGGTTTTGTTGCTGACGGGCGCTTTGGTGTCTAACGTGGCTGGCCGTTGGTGGGTCAGGCAATGGGACCGTTTGTTGAACCAAATCCCCATCGTCAAGTCGATTTACTCCAGCGTAAAGAAGGTATCAGACACCTTGTTCTCCGATGGTGGCAATGCGTTTCGCAAAGCCTTGTTGGTGCAATACCCACACAGTGGTACATGGACCATCGCTTTTCAAACGGGTACACCGATGGGTGAAGTGGCCAGCAAACTCGATGGCGAGTTTTTGAGCGTCTATGTGCCCACCACACCCAACCCGACCAGCGGCTACTTTTTGCTGGTTCCCAAAAACGATGTCATCGAGCTCGATCTCAGTGTTGACGAAGCTCTGACGTATGTGATTTCCATGGGCGCTGTCTCTCCCAGCGTTCCCGCCCTCAAAGAAAAGAGAAACTAA
- a CDS encoding FmdB family zinc ribbon protein — protein sequence MPIYAYKCGSCGHAKDVLQKIADAPLTDCPECGKPTFSKQLTAAGFQLKGSGWYATDFKGGSGGTSAPAATASTAAAAATSDSATASTSSSSSTDTASSSSATPAASGGCATGCACH from the coding sequence ATGCCAATTTACGCCTACAAATGCGGGTCCTGCGGTCATGCCAAGGACGTGCTACAAAAAATTGCGGATGCTCCGCTGACGGATTGCCCTGAATGCGGCAAACCCACGTTTTCCAAACAACTCACCGCCGCGGGCTTTCAGCTCAAAGGCTCGGGTTGGTACGCCACCGATTTCAAAGGCGGCTCGGGTGGCACGTCTGCCCCAGCCGCTACAGCGAGCACGGCTGCCGCAGCCGCGACCAGCGACAGCGCTACTGCCAGCACCAGCTCTAGTAGCAGCACGGACACCGCTTCTAGCAGCTCCGCCACGCCAGCCGCTTCGGGCGGTTGCGCCACAGGCTGCGCTTGTCACTGA
- a CDS encoding sodium:solute symporter family protein — MLLTLVIVYLLVTIAIGLMAAKRVQNSADFAIAGRHLPMAMVITTTFATWFGSETVLGIPAKFVNGGLHGVVEDPFGAGFCLIFVGLFFAGKLYRMTLLTISDYFRERYGRVVEVVCSLIIMVSYLGWVSAQVTALGLVFNLLSDGVVSLELGMVIGVVSILAYTLFGGMWSVAITDFIQMIILVVGLSVLAVFAADQAGGADKVLALAISQDMFKFWPEPQLKDILFFFASAITIMLGSIPQQDVFQRVMSANSIKAATHGPVIGGICYILFAFVPMFLVVSAMIIMPEQAATLIADDPQKVLPTLVMTQMPFVMQVLFFGALLSAIKSCASATLLAPSVTFTENIWRQFFPHQSDQQELRAMRVTVLVFSILVLGYAIRMQGTSIYEMVSGAYQVPLVGAFVPLTFGLYWKRATTQGAIFALTFGLLTWGLFLATPAGDEFPAQLVGVLASLTGMVLGSLGPQAIRNAHASHHKLVGAA; from the coding sequence GTGCTGCTCACACTCGTCATCGTCTACTTGCTGGTCACCATCGCCATTGGCTTGATGGCGGCCAAGCGCGTTCAAAACTCGGCTGACTTTGCCATTGCTGGCCGTCACCTGCCCATGGCCATGGTCATCACCACCACGTTTGCCACATGGTTTGGTTCTGAAACCGTGTTGGGCATTCCTGCCAAGTTTGTGAACGGTGGTTTGCACGGCGTGGTGGAAGACCCCTTCGGCGCTGGCTTTTGCTTGATCTTTGTAGGCCTGTTCTTCGCGGGCAAGCTTTACCGCATGACGCTGCTCACCATCAGCGATTACTTCCGTGAGCGCTATGGCCGCGTGGTGGAAGTGGTGTGCTCTCTCATCATCATGGTCAGCTATCTGGGTTGGGTGTCGGCGCAAGTCACGGCTTTGGGCCTCGTGTTTAACTTGTTGTCCGATGGCGTGGTCAGCCTAGAGCTGGGTATGGTCATTGGAGTGGTGTCGATTTTGGCTTACACCTTGTTTGGCGGCATGTGGTCGGTGGCCATTACTGATTTCATTCAGATGATCATCTTGGTGGTGGGCTTGTCTGTTCTTGCGGTGTTTGCTGCAGACCAAGCGGGCGGGGCAGACAAGGTGCTGGCGCTGGCCATTAGCCAAGACATGTTCAAGTTCTGGCCCGAGCCACAGCTCAAAGACATTTTGTTTTTCTTCGCTTCTGCCATCACCATCATGCTGGGGTCGATTCCGCAGCAAGATGTGTTTCAACGCGTCATGTCGGCCAACAGCATCAAGGCCGCCACGCATGGCCCCGTGATTGGCGGCATTTGCTACATCTTGTTTGCGTTTGTGCCCATGTTCTTGGTGGTCAGCGCCATGATCATCATGCCCGAGCAAGCGGCAACCTTGATTGCCGATGACCCACAAAAAGTACTGCCCACTTTGGTGATGACGCAAATGCCGTTTGTCATGCAGGTGCTGTTCTTTGGCGCGTTGTTGTCGGCCATCAAGTCATGTGCCTCGGCCACCTTGCTCGCGCCTAGCGTGACGTTCACTGAAAACATTTGGCGTCAGTTCTTTCCCCACCAAAGCGACCAACAAGAGCTGCGCGCCATGCGTGTGACCGTGTTGGTGTTCAGCATCTTGGTGCTGGGCTATGCCATTCGCATGCAAGGCACGTCCATTTACGAGATGGTGTCGGGCGCATATCAGGTGCCCTTGGTTGGCGCATTTGTGCCGCTGACCTTTGGCTTGTACTGGAAACGAGCCACCACGCAGGGCGCTATTTTTGCATTGACCTTTGGCTTGCTGACGTGGGGCCTGTTCTTGGCTACGCCAGCGGGTGACGAGTTTCCGGCCCAGTTGGTCGGCGTGTTGGCCAGTTTGACGGGCATGGTGCTGGGTTCTTTGGGCCCACAAGCCATTCGCAACGCCCACGCCAGCCACCACAAACTGGTGGGCGCGGCCTAA
- the ubiB gene encoding ubiquinone biosynthesis regulatory protein kinase UbiB, producing the protein MTRLLRGIYIVFIVLRYGLDELVLTSFQKPGLRLLARIVSVGRDLSAPRGQRLREALEHLGPIFVKFGQVLSTRRDLLPPDIADELAFLQDRVPPFSSDVAVGTIERAFGRPLNEIFVEFTHKPVASASIAQVHFAVIKDSNGVTREVAVKVLRPGMLTVIDKDLSLMRMMAGWVDRLSADGKRLKPREVVAEFDKYLHDELDFMREASNAAQLRRNMEGLNLVLIPEMIWDFCRDDVIVMERMKGVPISQVEKLRAAGVDIPKLARDGVTIFFTQVFRDGFFHADMHPGNIQVSLEPATFGRYISLDFGIVGTLTETDKEYLAQNFTAFFRRDYKRVAELHIESGWVPSDTRVDELESAIRAVCEPYFDRPLKEISLGLVLMRLFQTSRRFNVEIQPQLVLLQKTLLNIEGLGRQLDPNLDLWSTAKPFLETWMLDQVGPKKLWKQLVAEAPRYAKLLPELPRLVHDFLKHRQSNDNAQLQLLIQEQRRTNRLLQGIAWVGGGFVLGMFAMQMFVRLHHYF; encoded by the coding sequence ATGACCCGTTTGCTGCGCGGTATTTATATTGTCTTCATCGTCTTGCGTTACGGCTTGGACGAGCTGGTGCTCACCAGTTTCCAAAAGCCGGGCCTGCGTTTGTTGGCCCGCATTGTGTCGGTGGGGCGCGATTTATCGGCGCCACGTGGCCAGCGTTTGCGTGAGGCTTTGGAGCACCTCGGCCCCATCTTTGTGAAGTTTGGCCAAGTCTTGTCGACGCGCCGCGATTTGTTGCCGCCAGACATTGCTGATGAGTTGGCGTTTTTACAAGACCGCGTGCCGCCGTTTTCTTCAGACGTTGCCGTGGGCACCATTGAGCGTGCGTTTGGTCGTCCGCTGAATGAAATTTTTGTGGAGTTCACGCACAAGCCAGTGGCCAGTGCATCCATTGCACAAGTGCACTTTGCGGTTATCAAAGACAGCAACGGTGTCACACGTGAAGTGGCTGTGAAGGTGCTGCGCCCCGGCATGTTGACGGTGATCGACAAAGACCTGAGCCTCATGCGCATGATGGCCGGTTGGGTCGATCGCCTCAGTGCCGACGGCAAACGCTTGAAGCCCCGCGAAGTGGTGGCCGAGTTTGACAAGTATCTGCACGACGAACTCGACTTCATGCGAGAAGCCTCTAATGCTGCGCAGTTGCGCCGCAACATGGAAGGCCTCAACTTGGTTTTGATTCCCGAGATGATTTGGGACTTTTGCCGTGATGACGTGATCGTGATGGAGCGCATGAAGGGCGTACCCATCAGTCAAGTGGAGAAGCTGCGTGCGGCGGGCGTGGATATCCCGAAGCTCGCACGCGATGGCGTGACCATCTTCTTTACCCAAGTGTTTCGCGATGGTTTTTTTCATGCCGACATGCACCCCGGCAACATCCAAGTCAGCTTAGAGCCCGCCACCTTTGGCCGTTACATCTCGCTGGACTTTGGCATCGTGGGCACGCTCACGGAAACCGACAAAGAGTATTTGGCGCAAAACTTCACGGCCTTCTTCCGTCGCGACTACAAGCGCGTGGCCGAGTTGCACATCGAGTCAGGCTGGGTACCTTCTGACACGCGAGTGGATGAGTTGGAGTCCGCCATTCGTGCCGTGTGTGAGCCTTACTTTGACCGCCCGTTGAAAGAGATTTCCTTGGGTCTGGTGCTCATGCGTTTGTTCCAAACCTCGCGCCGCTTCAATGTCGAGATTCAGCCGCAGCTGGTGTTGTTGCAAAAAACACTGCTCAACATCGAAGGCTTGGGCCGTCAGCTCGATCCCAATTTGGATTTGTGGAGCACCGCCAAACCGTTTTTGGAAACGTGGATGCTTGACCAAGTCGGCCCCAAAAAGTTGTGGAAGCAATTGGTGGCCGAAGCGCCGCGCTACGCCAAGCTCTTGCCCGAGTTGCCACGTTTGGTGCATGACTTCTTGAAGCATCGCCAAAGCAATGACAACGCTCAGTTGCAGTTGCTCATTCAAGAGCAGCGCCGCACCAACCGTTTGCTGCAAGGCATTGCGTGGGTGGGCGGTGGTTTTGTGCTCGGCATGTTTGCCATGCAGATGTTTGTGCGTCTGCACCATTACTTTTAA
- a CDS encoding Tim44-like domain-containing protein — protein MKKLLTALFVVAMAFATMHAEAAKRLGGGKSMGQQSSNVTQREAAKPAPAATPNAAPAAAPQAPAAPAAAPSRFGGMGGMLGGLAAGLGLAWLAHSMGFGAEFGQFLMFGVLALVVMMVIGAIMRRRQQPEASNTSPYAFEGAGAPANPSTLPQYNPKNVGNDSSARPMDTQANFTPAAGGSMIGSALGGSQTWGIPADFDTAGFVNAAKQNFMTLQHAWDRSDISALRTMMTDSMLDEIKAQLAEREATANGQVNHTDVVMLDAHLLGIEDVGNNYMASVEFSGLIREEPSSGPTPFREVWNMTKPKDGSLGWLVAGVQALQ, from the coding sequence ATGAAGAAACTTTTGACAGCCCTTTTTGTGGTGGCCATGGCCTTTGCCACCATGCACGCTGAAGCTGCCAAACGCTTGGGCGGTGGTAAATCGATGGGCCAACAGTCCAGCAATGTGACGCAACGCGAAGCTGCCAAGCCTGCACCTGCTGCCACGCCCAATGCTGCGCCTGCTGCAGCTCCGCAAGCGCCCGCAGCACCAGCTGCTGCGCCTAGCCGCTTTGGTGGCATGGGCGGCATGCTCGGTGGTTTGGCTGCCGGTTTGGGCCTCGCTTGGTTGGCCCACTCCATGGGTTTTGGTGCTGAATTCGGTCAGTTCTTGATGTTTGGCGTGTTGGCCTTGGTCGTGATGATGGTCATTGGCGCCATCATGCGTCGCCGCCAACAACCCGAAGCCAGCAACACCAGCCCCTACGCCTTTGAAGGCGCTGGCGCCCCTGCCAACCCCAGCACACTGCCTCAGTACAACCCCAAGAACGTGGGCAACGACTCGTCAGCCCGTCCCATGGACACGCAAGCCAATTTCACACCTGCTGCTGGTGGTTCGATGATTGGTTCCGCTTTGGGCGGTAGCCAAACGTGGGGCATCCCTGCTGACTTTGACACCGCAGGCTTTGTCAACGCGGCCAAGCAAAACTTTATGACTTTGCAGCATGCGTGGGACCGTTCCGACATTTCCGCGTTGCGCACCATGATGACCGACAGCATGTTGGACGAAATCAAAGCCCAATTGGCTGAGCGCGAAGCCACAGCCAACGGCCAAGTGAATCACACCGACGTGGTCATGCTCGATGCACACTTGTTGGGCATCGAAGACGTGGGCAACAACTACATGGCCAGCGTGGAGTTCTCGGGTCTGATCCGTGAAGAGCCATCTTCTGGTCCCACACCGTTCCGCGAAGTGTGGAACATGACCAAACCCAAAGACGGCAGCTTGGGCTGGCTGGTGGCAGGCGTACAAGCCTTGCAATAA